A window of the Euzebya pacifica genome harbors these coding sequences:
- a CDS encoding MBL fold metallo-hydrolase, which produces MSPRPDDPVRPSPIEAIRDDLAAVDTLTAGMTKVTAGFLLQTPRPTLVECGPAVSIQSVIEGIRAHGLDPDDLAYLVISHIHLDHGGGAGDVAEAFPNATIVVHEVGVRHMVDPERLNASSKRVYGPLYDSVYGACTPIDEDRILGVGERETLDLGGGRRLELFQTPGHAKHHIGIFDPDTGDLFVGDSVGVKMPGMDVIRPATPPPDFDYVLAQRSLDTYLSLAPETVHLAHYGAVDPPMEALQEAKDRLEIWMEAAEAAWTDNADLDHVAETLGHRFASEVTDVDGDPDAKGRVELLSGIRSNAMGLVRYLDLKEQGRVAT; this is translated from the coding sequence ATGAGCCCCAGACCTGACGACCCAGTCCGCCCCTCCCCCATCGAGGCCATCCGCGACGACCTGGCCGCGGTCGACACCCTGACGGCCGGGATGACCAAGGTCACCGCCGGCTTCCTGTTGCAGACCCCCCGGCCAACGCTGGTCGAGTGCGGACCTGCGGTGTCGATCCAGTCGGTCATCGAAGGGATTCGTGCCCACGGGCTGGACCCCGACGACCTCGCGTACCTGGTCATCTCCCACATCCACCTCGACCACGGGGGCGGTGCCGGCGACGTCGCCGAGGCGTTCCCCAACGCCACCATCGTGGTGCACGAGGTCGGTGTCCGGCACATGGTCGACCCGGAGCGGCTCAACGCCAGCTCCAAGCGGGTGTACGGCCCCCTCTACGACTCCGTCTACGGGGCCTGCACCCCGATCGACGAGGATCGCATCCTCGGGGTGGGCGAGCGCGAGACGCTGGATCTGGGAGGTGGCCGGCGCCTGGAGCTGTTCCAGACCCCCGGACACGCCAAACACCACATCGGCATCTTCGACCCCGACACCGGCGACCTGTTCGTCGGCGATTCGGTGGGGGTGAAGATGCCGGGCATGGATGTCATCAGGCCGGCGACCCCGCCACCCGACTTCGACTACGTGCTGGCCCAGCGGTCGCTGGACACCTACCTGTCCCTTGCCCCCGAAACGGTGCATCTCGCCCACTACGGGGCGGTCGATCCACCGATGGAGGCGCTGCAGGAGGCCAAGGACCGGCTGGAGATCTGGATGGAGGCAGCCGAAGCCGCCTGGACCGACAACGCGGACCTGGATCACGTTGCGGAGACCCTCGGCCACCGGTTCGCGTCCGAGGTCACCGACGTCGACGGCGATCCCGACGCCAAGGGCCGCGTCGAGCTCCTCAGCGGGATCCGTTCCAACGCCATGGGGCTGGTCCGTTATCTCGACCTGAAGGAACAGGGGCGTGTGGCCACCTGA
- a CDS encoding AI-2E family transporter, with translation MATTPEDPDPSAGAPTETPVLPAAAPATPDGPREFDDEVRRGWRDLPAPGQLASLIGVVVLSYGAVLMIASLRTILVMLLVSLFIAFAVEPAVQFMGRRWGWRRGPATALVFFGVFLAMAASFGSIIPLLVDQVSELLRSVPRSVAELNDLVQHLPFVDLELDPGSDVNQELLAIGSDLTSTLQDSLTSMAGNLLGAAGNVVTLAGTAIGAVFQGLTVLLVSFYLVADGPRFRATLARPLPQHRQRELLAIWEIAVAKTGGYIYSRLLLAAVATAVTSAFLAIIQVPYPLPLGLWVGVTGAFVPVVGTYLGGILALVVALADQPSKALWVLIFLATYQQLENYLIAPRLQAATMDIHPAVAFVSVLVGATLLGAVGALLALPATAIIQAVASTYLHRHELIAELTEVSAQLDQEIPRPLPPMDVRADPAT, from the coding sequence ATGGCGACCACACCAGAGGATCCCGACCCTTCGGCGGGTGCCCCCACCGAGACTCCGGTCCTGCCTGCCGCGGCTCCGGCGACGCCGGACGGGCCGCGGGAGTTCGACGACGAGGTCCGTCGTGGCTGGCGCGACCTGCCCGCGCCGGGGCAGCTTGCCAGCCTGATCGGCGTCGTGGTCCTCAGCTACGGCGCGGTGCTGATGATCGCGTCCCTCCGCACGATCCTGGTGATGTTGCTCGTGTCGCTGTTCATCGCGTTCGCGGTGGAGCCGGCGGTCCAGTTCATGGGACGCAGGTGGGGGTGGCGCCGTGGACCGGCCACCGCGCTGGTGTTCTTCGGCGTGTTCCTCGCCATGGCGGCCAGCTTCGGCTCGATCATCCCGTTGTTGGTCGACCAGGTCAGCGAGCTGCTCCGGTCGGTCCCCCGCTCGGTGGCGGAGCTCAACGACCTGGTCCAGCACCTGCCGTTCGTCGACCTCGAGCTCGACCCGGGGTCCGACGTCAACCAGGAGCTGCTGGCGATCGGGAGCGACCTCACCAGCACACTGCAGGACAGCCTCACGTCCATGGCCGGCAACCTGCTCGGCGCGGCGGGCAACGTGGTCACCCTCGCTGGCACCGCCATCGGCGCGGTCTTCCAGGGGCTGACGGTCCTGCTCGTCTCGTTCTACCTCGTCGCCGACGGCCCCAGGTTCCGGGCCACGCTTGCCCGTCCGCTCCCCCAGCACCGACAGCGCGAGCTGCTCGCCATCTGGGAGATCGCCGTCGCCAAGACGGGCGGCTACATCTACTCCCGCCTCCTCCTTGCGGCGGTTGCCACCGCGGTCACGTCGGCCTTCCTCGCGATCATCCAGGTGCCCTACCCGCTGCCGCTGGGCCTGTGGGTCGGGGTCACCGGCGCCTTCGTCCCGGTGGTCGGCACCTACCTCGGCGGCATCCTCGCCCTTGTCGTGGCGTTGGCGGACCAGCCGTCGAAGGCGCTGTGGGTCCTGATCTTCCTCGCCACCTACCAGCAGCTGGAGAACTACCTGATCGCCCCGCGGCTGCAGGCGGCCACGATGGACATCCACCCCGCCGTCGCGTTCGTGTCGGTCCTCGTCGGCGCCACCCTCCTCGGTGCCGTCGGGGCCCTGCTTGCGCTGCCGGCGACCGCGATCATCCAGGCAGTCGCGTCGACGTACCTGCATCGCCACGAGCTCATCGCCGAGCTGACGGAGGTCTCGGCGCAGCTCGACCAGGAGATCCCGCGGCCGCTGCCGCCCATGGATGTCAGGGCCGACCCGGCGACCTGA
- a CDS encoding DUF1015 family protein: MKLRAFRALRYVAASAGPPSETSAPPYSDPDPFDHASHRTSNPYTVLELLTTDPAVTTAGRYATARATLERWSRTGVLAEDDDAGLVVYEQRDGAMGHVQRGLVGLVALADVDEGRLLLHEDVDGARARARANRLRHVPVDLTPVVAVHLGAPDVVFETLESVCAGRPDIDFTDEQDVVHRLWHITDQDLIEALVHGLADVTAVLADGHHRLAAASRLARDLGDAPSGSGHTLAMVLDATHEGPRLRAVHRLVRWTREDLPDRLAEMDGVSVERWSGSASDLAAELERPGPRRFGVVTTSGTWLVELHNGTGEPLLVDLGIPDVLRQLDMVVLREVLFPVMGVVDDRAIAEVDAAVTALTAPAATDGTVPPDALVLLSPPTVQQVLEVARSGLRMPAKTTWFWPKPRAGLVMRRLDTEVPAERTSP; this comes from the coding sequence GTGAAGCTGCGTGCGTTCAGGGCGCTGCGATACGTGGCCGCCTCCGCCGGTCCACCGTCGGAGACGTCCGCTCCGCCGTACAGCGACCCCGACCCGTTCGACCACGCCAGCCACCGCACCTCCAACCCCTACACGGTGCTCGAGCTGCTGACGACCGACCCGGCCGTCACGACGGCCGGCCGGTACGCGACCGCACGTGCCACCCTCGAACGCTGGTCCCGGACCGGCGTCCTCGCCGAGGACGACGACGCGGGCCTCGTGGTCTACGAGCAACGCGACGGCGCCATGGGCCACGTCCAGCGCGGGCTCGTCGGGCTGGTCGCCCTCGCCGACGTCGACGAGGGCCGACTGCTGCTCCACGAGGACGTCGACGGGGCTCGGGCCCGGGCACGGGCCAACCGGCTGCGCCACGTCCCCGTGGACCTGACACCGGTGGTCGCCGTCCACCTCGGGGCCCCCGACGTCGTGTTCGAGACGCTGGAGTCCGTCTGCGCCGGCCGGCCCGACATCGACTTCACCGACGAACAGGACGTGGTCCATCGCCTCTGGCACATCACGGATCAGGACCTCATCGAGGCACTCGTGCACGGGCTGGCCGACGTCACCGCCGTCCTCGCCGATGGCCACCACCGCCTGGCGGCAGCCAGCCGGTTGGCGCGAGACCTCGGCGACGCCCCGTCCGGTTCCGGACACACGCTGGCCATGGTGCTGGACGCCACCCACGAGGGGCCGCGTCTTCGGGCGGTCCATCGGCTCGTCAGATGGACCCGGGAGGACCTTCCCGACCGCCTGGCCGAGATGGACGGTGTTTCGGTCGAGCGCTGGTCCGGGTCCGCCTCGGACCTCGCCGCTGAGCTGGAGCGTCCCGGCCCCCGGCGGTTCGGAGTCGTCACGACCTCCGGGACGTGGCTGGTCGAGCTGCACAACGGCACCGGCGAACCGCTGCTCGTCGACCTCGGCATCCCCGACGTCCTTCGCCAGCTGGACATGGTCGTGCTGCGCGAGGTCCTCTTCCCCGTCATGGGCGTCGTCGACGACCGGGCGATCGCCGAGGTCGACGCGGCGGTCACGGCGTTGACGGCACCAGCGGCAACCGATGGGACGGTTCCGCCCGACGCGTTGGTGCTGCTGTCCCCACCCACCGTCCAGCAGGTGCTCGAGGTCGCTCGATCCGGCCTGCGGATGCCCGCCAAGACGACATGGTTCTGGCCCAAGCCGCGTGCGGGTCTGGTGATGCGGCGGCTCGACACAGAGGTTCCCGCCGAGCGGACCTCGCCCTGA
- a CDS encoding tetratricopeptide repeat protein → MSAGQPNVYDLFRTAEGLLEDGMSHAAVELAEAAVRASPESASLLELLGRARYAARDHMGAVEAFERLEELEPSNAYAHFGLGRALERVGQLVDARAHLRLAAALSDRTVYARHLRRVEARLEDAA, encoded by the coding sequence GTGAGCGCTGGTCAACCGAACGTCTACGACCTGTTCCGCACGGCGGAGGGGCTGCTCGAGGACGGGATGTCCCACGCGGCGGTGGAGCTGGCCGAGGCAGCGGTTCGGGCCAGTCCCGAATCGGCATCGTTGCTGGAGCTGCTGGGACGGGCGCGCTACGCCGCGCGTGACCACATGGGGGCGGTCGAGGCCTTCGAGCGGCTCGAGGAGCTCGAACCGTCCAACGCCTACGCCCACTTCGGGCTCGGACGTGCGCTGGAACGAGTCGGACAGCTCGTCGATGCCCGGGCCCACCTCCGGTTGGCTGCGGCGCTCAGCGACCGCACGGTGTACGCACGCCACCTGCGCCGCGTCGAGGCGCGCCTCGAAGACGCCGCTTGA